The Bacteroidales bacterium genome includes the window GCAAATTTTATCCCGATTGACGGAACTGTTTGAAACTCTGCCAAAGCAAATATTTCTTTTACTCGTTTGGTTGAAGCGTTGAGTAATACTTCCAATTCGTCGGTCGCGAAGTCGAGAATGTTTGCAATTTTGATTTTATTCTTTCTCAAATTTGCTTTTTCACTATCCGTAAGAGGCAACTTAATATTTGTCTTATTTTTCATCTTCGGCAAAAGTCAGCAAATAGCCATTATTATCTTCAATAGAAAACTCAGTTGCACCGTAAAACGTTTTTTCAAGTTCTTTGATAACTTTTACTTTGTCTTTAATTTGGTCAAAGAACTTCGTAATATCATTGGTTTGAATATATAACAACAATGAGCCTCCATTTTGTCTTGATATGGTTGTTAATTCATCGCCCAAACTCTCAAAAGTTTGAAACATAAATTTTACGTTTCCGCAAGTCATCAATGCAAAAATGAGGTCTCCTTCTTCAGGAACTGTAGTTGTCAAACTAAATCCTAATTGTTTGTAAAAGTCAATAGTCTCGTTAATGTCTTTTACAAAAATGTTCGGTGATATTGATTTCATTCTTTATTTAATTATTAATCAGTGTTTTCATAAGGTTGCCGCTAACGGTTGAGGCTAAAAGCTGGCGGGCATTTCGGAGCACTTAACTGTCAGGTTGCGATAAAGTTTATTAGTTGCAATACCTTTCAAATTGGCACTGTCTGCCCGCTTGATTTTAGCCTTTGTTACCGCCTGGTGTTCTGTCTTCCAGTTTTGTAAACCATTGTCATTATTCAGTTTCCGTATCATTGTTATTTTTAATTTCTTTCTTTACTGTCGGCTAGTGTGTAAGCGTTTTTTATTTATTAAGTGACGGCAAATTTTTTAAAACAATTTTTCTCCGTGCGTTGGCTTTGCAAGCTCTTTGGCAAAGCTTCGGCTGTAGCGATGGCTTGTGGGGCTTTGGCAATGTGCTTGCAAATAGGATATGCCTAAATAGATTAATGAATAAATCTTTCAATAAATCTAGTATCTACAATTCTGTCTGTCCATTCGTTAGAATTATAGAACTGTTCAAAGTCCTGCATAGCTGGGTCTCTGTAATCGTAAAAACATGAGTTTTTATCTTCAAAAAGAAATATTGGCTTAAAAGGATCAAATTTTTTATATACGCTGATGCATTGCTCGAAAAATTTATAAATAGTCATTTCATCGTCAGACTCGGTTATTTTCTTGTAATCTAGTTCATTTGAAGAATAATTATATTTTATTATCAAATTGTCATATATTCCAAAGTCAAAAACAGGAGTTTTTATGGAATTGAATTCAGGATGCTTTTCCATTTCTTTTATTAATTCTTCTTCACTTATCCAAAAAGTTTGTATACCTGATGAGATATCAAAAAACTGATCAAGAAGTTTAGAATCTTTCAAGTCACTTTCCATTTTTTGAATTTCACCATTTGAATTCGACAAAACAAAGATTCTTCTTTTTGGTGAAATGGTATTTCGATTATCCATAAAGTACTTATTGAACAAATCTACATCCTTTTTAGGAACAACGCCATTCCCATTGATGAACCATCGAATTGAATAAATGTTAACTCCACAAAATGATTTTGTGTTTTTAATTGCTTCCTGTATTAATTCTAAATATTTGGTACTGGATATACCTGTTAATTTATTAAAACCTGTCTTCAAACTTATTTCAATTAATGAACCAATAACACCTGTATGATTATTCGTTTCTAAAAAATAGTTGAAAGGTTTATTTTGAAAAAAAGTTGATATTGCTTCTTTCTGGTCATTAATTATAACATTATGCAATACTTCAATATTTTTAACAAACTCATTCTTAGTTTCTTCGAGTTTTATTTTTGCTTCAGTAATTGTCTTTAATATTGAAGATTGACCTATTACAATTTTTTTTATATATATTATTAAAAATGCTAAACACCCGCCTATTGGAATAGCAATAAAAATATGCTTTAAAAATTGATACCAACCTTTTGCCATAATGATAGCATCATTATTTGCAAAATACAGGTCAAATTTTGAATAAACACCAATTAAAATTGATGTTACGATTGATACAAATATGAACCAATAATCAAATTTATCTAATTTCATGTTAAAAAGATTTTAATAATACCCACCAAAAATTTTGTTTTTAGAAATAGTAATTATCCTAATATTTTCTTTGTATTCTTGAACCATATCCCATGTAATATTTGGAGCTTTTTCTTCGATCCATTTTTGTGCAAGATGTTGGATGTCAATTTCATCTGAAAGACCATATTTATCTATATAACTTGTGGAAATAGATTTCCATGCAGAACTACCAGGCATAGGAGCAAGTGATGTAAATTCAATAACGCTTGTGTTCCTTAATTCTAAAAGTTTCTGAATTTGTTCGTATGTTCTTTTTAAACTGTCGTTAGATTCAGACTCACTGCCTGGCACATAACATGCATAAATTTGTATTCCTTCTGAATTAAGTATGCGAGCCGCATTAATGTTTGAGTTCGATAAAATGTCTTTTTTGTGTATGCCATTTTTTAACACAATATCATCTCCCGAATCAAAACCAAATATTACACGATGCACACCTATTTTCTTGAATGCATTAATTGTTGAAGTATTAATTTCATCAGCTCTTGCATAAACCATCATATTAAATTTGCCAGCAATTGAACTTGGAATTGAGTTAGCCAAACTTTCTAAATAGTTTGATCCATTGTATTTGCTAAATTGTAAAGAGGAGAGACTATTACATGTTTCAAAAAAATAGTTAAATCCAAGTTCAATTCGATCCTGAATATTTTTCCAGTAGTCGGCTGGAGAAAGAAAATCTATTTTATGATCCTTAAGGCAGCAATAGATACACGGTTCCGAGCAACCTTGTCGGCACCCTTCAATATAGTTGATATTGATTTGCTTTAATTCATCTGGTTTTTCATGGAAGTTCCTGAATATTTTTGAATAGGATTCAAAATATGGTGAAAAATCATCTATGAACTTAAAACTCGGGAAAGTCCTATTTTTAATTTTTGGATACTTTTTCCGTACACTATTGGTTCTGAAATATTTTTCTGATTTATATGCTAATGATTCGATATTTTCTAAGGAGAAGTTATTTTCAATGGCATTTATTAAGGATAAAAGTGAGTACTCACCTCTTTTCCCTTCAATAATATAATCCAGATGCGGAATATCAAAAGTTGGATTATCCTGAACCAAGTTAAAGAGATATTTTGCATGATGATTTCCAACTACTGTAATTGCTTCGACATCTTTTGCAACTTTCAATAGTTTTTTAGCATTTGAATAATTTCCAAGTAAAATGCTAAATCCAACAATATCAGGACAAAAATCTTTGATGTTATTAACAATTTTATCAAAAGGAGTTACAGATCCATCAACAACTCTTATTTCAATTTCAGGTTTATTCTCATTTAAATAATTAGCGATTGATAAAAGACCATTGGGTGGAAAACTATCTTCCATCCCTACTCCATTTAAAGTAGTTGGAGGGAAAACTAGCATTAGCTTATTTATCTTTCTATCAAACTGTATGAAGCTCATTTTCGTGATTTATAATAATGAATGAACTGTCTTTTATACTATTTTCATTCGGGAAAACATTAATAACTTGCATTTCAAGAGATGAAATGAAATCAAAAGCGATTTTGGAACCTAATATGACCGATTGTGAACATGAATTAGGGAGAATATTTATAAGAGTTGTTTCGTGTTGCTTTTGATTGATTTCGAATATTAACTGAGTAATTTCACCTGCACATCCAACTTTACCCCTTTCTGCTAATTTACTTGTCCCAAATTCTTTTGAATAATGATAATATGTATTTGACTCTATGTTTTTATTAAATTCACTGCAACTAGTTAAACACATTTGATCATCGAGTGCAAATAAATGTTCTTTAGATAATTTTTTAATATTTCTTTTAAATCTGTCTCTTAACCTTGTTTCCCTGAAGAAGAAATAATCTTCAATATTATCTCCAAACCATATTGATTCAGTTAAGTTGAACTTCTGAATTAATTCAGTGTATGGTTGAGGAGGATCGATAAAACTTTTAAAAAATTGATTACGAAACTTATTGGGATTCGATTCATCCCTATGTATATCTTTTTCTATTCTTTGCCAGTCATTAACTAGTATTGTTAATTTGCAATCAAATAGGCGAAAAGATAGTGAGTTAAGAAGTTCAACGCCTAATTCAAATGTTCCAAAAGAGAATTCTCCAAATTCTTTGAATATTTGTTCCTTTTTTTCACCAGGAACATCAAAATTAAGAATACTTGTATACACTGACTTATCAGTTGTATTGTCAGAAATAACAAGAAAATGCCCACAGTTAATGATTACTTTATTGAAAGTTATAATCTCTTCAATATTCATAGACAATCGATGATGAGAACAATGAAACTTATTCATCAGTACTTTCTATTTCTGGTTTTGTAAATAAGTCTAAAATATGTTTAACCACAAAAACTGACAGAATTATCCCAATAAATGGAACAATTGTAACTGAGGCAATTAAAAAATACTCTATCATTGTTTTAAATTTTTGATGTAATACCTGTACAGCCTGAACTTTTTTGTAAAAATGCACCAGTACTTTCTGATTTTACTAATAATTGTATTAACCAGAATCCAACCTGATTCATAATTACGCCTACAATTAATGAACTAATGCCAAACGGACTGTGAAATACCCATTCCCATAATGCAACAGAAATACCTCCAGTTAATATTGAAACTAAACCAGCAAGAGGCTTTACCTTGTTTGGAATTAATATCGCCAATATTAATGGGAGTACAATTGTTGGTGCCCAGAAAGTATAGTTTAATAATAATGCCTTTATTATACCCTGTGCATTTATAGCAAATATAACACCGAGCACTCCAATTAGGAAAGTTGTAATTCTAGTGTAAAGCAGCATTTCTTGTTCACTAGCTTCCTTTTTCAAAGTTTGTATAATATCTCTGACAAAGGACACAGCTGCCGATTGCAAATATGTGTCCTGTGTTGACATTACAATGCTTATTATAGCAACCATTAGAAAACCTAATAGGCCAACAGGTAAATAATTATTAGCCATTGTTAAGAAGGAATCACTTGCATTTATTTCTGGAAATAAAGCCCGGGCAATGATTCCGATAGAAACAACCATGGCAAACCATAGTAAACTAAAAACTCCAGCCAGGTAAAATCCGCTTCCAGCACTTTTTGAATCTTTTGAAACAAATGCGCGTGTTGTGTAGGGTGGGACTAGTGTTTCACCAAGAAAAAAACCAGCAAATAATCCTATAAATTCAATTCCTGAAACAGAATTAAAGGGATTATTGAAGCTCACTGGAAGATTTGCTGCGATTATAGAAATATCAGGGACTTTGAAATAAAGAATAATGCTAAAAATGGAGATTGGTAAAGCCAACATTAGAAATTGAAAGAAATCTGTAAAGAGAATAGTTCTCATCCCACCTAAAGCATACAACACAACAACTAAGGTTGTTAAAATAACTCCCCATTCGTATTGAATATTTAAGGTACTTTGCAACAACAAACCAGACACTTGACCAACAATACCAACAATACCTGCACAATATAGCATTGAAATTAAACCAGTAAATAATCTTGCAGCTTTACCATAGTGGAAACCTACAATATCACCAACAGTATAGGCCGCCTTATATTTTCTGAGTTTTGGCGCTACAAATATCCCTATAAGAATGGTCTGCAAAGTAAAACCCAAATAAACAAAAAAGAAAAGTAAACCGGAATTAAAGCCTTGTTCTGATAAGCCGAATGTAAATCCCGGTCCCAAGAATGATGCAGCTAATGTTGCAAAAACAAGAATACCAGTAGTATTTTGCCTATTAATAGCAAAAATTTTCATTGACATTGCTGGGATTTTTGATTTTA containing:
- a CDS encoding VOC family protein, whose protein sequence is MKSISPNIFVKDINETIDFYKQLGFSLTTTVPEEGDLIFALMTCGNVKFMFQTFESLGDELTTISRQNGGSLLLYIQTNDITKFFDQIKDKVKVIKELEKTFYGATEFSIEDNNGYLLTFAEDEK
- a CDS encoding cobalamin B12-binding domain-containing protein, which produces MSFIQFDRKINKLMLVFPPTTLNGVGMEDSFPPNGLLSIANYLNENKPEIEIRVVDGSVTPFDKIVNNIKDFCPDIVGFSILLGNYSNAKKLLKVAKDVEAITVVGNHHAKYLFNLVQDNPTFDIPHLDYIIEGKRGEYSLLSLINAIENNFSLENIESLAYKSEKYFRTNSVRKKYPKIKNRTFPSFKFIDDFSPYFESYSKIFRNFHEKPDELKQININYIEGCRQGCSEPCIYCCLKDHKIDFLSPADYWKNIQDRIELGFNYFFETCNSLSSLQFSKYNGSNYLESLANSIPSSIAGKFNMMVYARADEINTSTINAFKKIGVHRVIFGFDSGDDIVLKNGIHKKDILSNSNINAARILNSEGIQIYACYVPGSESESNDSLKRTYEQIQKLLELRNTSVIEFTSLAPMPGSSAWKSISTSYIDKYGLSDEIDIQHLAQKWIEEKAPNITWDMVQEYKENIRIITISKNKIFGGYY
- a CDS encoding sodium:solute symporter family protein produces the protein MSMKIFAINRQNTTGILVFATLAASFLGPGFTFGLSEQGFNSGLLFFFVYLGFTLQTILIGIFVAPKLRKYKAAYTVGDIVGFHYGKAARLFTGLISMLYCAGIVGIVGQVSGLLLQSTLNIQYEWGVILTTLVVVLYALGGMRTILFTDFFQFLMLALPISIFSIILYFKVPDISIIAANLPVSFNNPFNSVSGIEFIGLFAGFFLGETLVPPYTTRAFVSKDSKSAGSGFYLAGVFSLLWFAMVVSIGIIARALFPEINASDSFLTMANNYLPVGLLGFLMVAIISIVMSTQDTYLQSAAVSFVRDIIQTLKKEASEQEMLLYTRITTFLIGVLGVIFAINAQGIIKALLLNYTFWAPTIVLPLILAILIPNKVKPLAGLVSILTGGISVALWEWVFHSPFGISSLIVGVIMNQVGFWLIQLLVKSESTGAFLQKSSGCTGITSKI